Proteins encoded in a region of the Vitis riparia cultivar Riparia Gloire de Montpellier isolate 1030 chromosome 7, EGFV_Vit.rip_1.0, whole genome shotgun sequence genome:
- the LOC117919450 gene encoding uncharacterized protein LOC117919450, which yields MSIDPNAQLPLAFVDEDPSSGSGDDVNMLDGHNKRQSVTQSSAGRRKRSRKATGDAIVDAMLEIAAASKMRATAIMKNTSASMDEFDLELDEMELVAAAAGYYYYNSITRQPCHSLSPSGSGFMTEVLNGHDDVCREMFRMDKHVFHKLCDTLRQRGMLRDTAGVMIEEQLAIFLNIIGHNERNRVIQERFQHSGETISRHFNNVLKAIKSLSREFLQPPPLSTPPEILRNNRFYPYFKDCIGVIDGMHIPAHVPAKDQSRFRNRKGILSQNVLAACTFDLQFIFVYPGWEGSVADSRVLRAVLDDPDQNFPNIPEGKYYLVDSGYSNIEGFIAPYQGVRYHLHEYRGANQLPRSAKELFNHRHAFLRNAIQRSFDVLKARFPILKLAPQYAFHIQRDIVIAACVIHNHIRREERNDWLFTGVEGRTVEEFPDYDDQPDMQLTTSIQEQIASSLRDSIAAAMWSDFINKWDEW from the exons ATGTCTATTGATCCTAATGCACAATTACCATTGGCTTTCGTGGATGAGGACCCTTCCTCAGGCTCTGGAGATGATGTGAACATGTTGGATGGACACAACAAGCGTCAGTCTGTGACGCAATCAAGTGCAGGTCGTCGCAAGAGAAGTCGCAAGGCTACTGGAGATGCCATAGTGGATGCTATGCTTGAGATTGCAGCTGCTTCCAAAATGAGGGCGACTGCAATTATGAAGA ATACGTCTGCTAGCATGGATGAATTTGACTTAGAATTGGACGAGATGGAATTAGTTGCTGCAGCTGCTGGCTACTACTATTATAATAGTATAACCAGGCAGCCTTGTCATAGTTTGTCACCTAGCGGATCTGGATTTATGACTGAAGTGCTGAATGGTCATGACGATGTATGTCGGGAAATGTTTAGGATGGATAAACATGTGTTTCACAAATTATGTGATACTCTTCGACAGAGAGGCATGTTACGAGATACGGCTGGTGTCATGATAGAGGAGCAGCTGGCTATTTTCTTGAACATCATTGGCCACAATGAGCGTAACAGAGTAATACAAGAGCGATTTCAACACTCGGGTGAGACCATCAGCCGGCATTTCAATAATGTATTGAAGGCAATCAAGTCATTATCTCGTGAATTTCTGCAACCACCACCACTCAGCACTCCTCCGGAAATCTTAAGAAATAATAgattttatccatattttaag GATTGTATTGGAGTTATAGATGGCATGCACATTCCTGCACATGTCCCGGCGAAAGACCAATCTCGATTTCGTAACAGGAAAGGTATTTTGTCGCAAAATGTGTTGGCAGCTTGCACATTTGACCTAcagtttatttttgtttatccTGGGTGGGAAGGCTCCGTTGCAGATTCACGTGTATTAAGAGCTGTCCTAGATGATCCAGATCAGAATTTCCCTAACATTCCTGAAG GGAAGTACTACCTTGTTGACTCAGGGTATTCAAATATTGAAGGATTCATTGCTCCTTACCAAGGTGTGAGGTACCACCTCCATGAATATAGAGGAGCCAATCAACTACCAAGGAGCGCAAAGGAGTTGTTTAATCACCGGCATGCATTTCTAAGAAATGCCATCCAGAGATCATTTGATGTGTTGAAAGCACGATTTCCTATTCTCAAACTCGCTCCTCAATATGCTTTCCATATCCAAAGAGATATTGTTATAGCTGCATGTGTTATACATAATCACATCCGACGAGaagaaagaaatgattggttgtTTACTGGTGTTGAAGGAAGGACAGTGGAAGAATTTCCTGATTATGATGATCAACCTGATATGCAGTTGACTACCTCAATACAAGAACAGATTGCTTCCTCATTACGAGACTCAATTGCAGCAGCAATGTGGAGTGACTTCATAAATAAGTGGGATGAGTGGTGA
- the LOC117917857 gene encoding probable carboxylesterase 18, with protein MTQSSPVLPWKTKIALSAISAVTDFSLRDDGTINRRLLSFLDFRAPPNSTPVHGVKTSDVTVDPSRNLWFRLFEPTEVPGRGEKLPVIVFFHGGGFAYLSAYSKAYDAVCRRFARKIPAIVASVNYRLSPEYRCPAQYDDGFDVLKYLDSQPPANSDLSMCFLVGDSAGANLAHNVTVRACETTTFREVKVVGLVPIQPFFGGEERTESERRLEGSPLVSMRRTDCMWKMFLPEGADRDHEAANVSGPRGRELSEVEFPATMVFIGGFDPLQDWQRRYCEWLKRSGKDVRVLEYGSAIHAFYVFPELPEASLLFAEVKNFVEKQKKTRRQNPSMI; from the coding sequence atgACTCAATCCTCACCTGTTCTTCCATGGAAAACCAAGATCGCCCTTTCCGCGATTTCTGCCGTTACCGACTTTTCCCTCCGTGATGACGGCACTATCAACCGCCGTCTCCTCAGCTTCCTCGACTTCCGCGCTCCGCCCAACTCTACCCCCGTTCACGGTGTTAAGACCTCCGACGTGACTGTCGATCCCTCACGAAACCTCTGGTTTCGCCTCTTCGAGCCTACGGAGGTTCCTGGCCGAGGTGAGAAGCTTCCGGTGATTGTGTTCTTCCACGGCGGCGGCTTCGCCTACCTGAGCGCCTATTCCAAGGCCTACGACGCCGTGTGCCGCCGATTCGCCCGGAAAATCCCTGCCATCGTGGCCTCCGTCAATTACCGGCTCTCGCCGGAGTACCGGTGCCCGGCACAGTACGACGACGGCTTCGATGTCCTCAAGTACCTGGATTCTCAACCCCCGGCCAACTCCGATCTGTCAATGTGCTTCCTCGTCGGGGACAGCGCGGGGGCGAACCTCGCGCACAACGTGACGGTGCGGGCGTGCGAAACAACGACGTTTCGGGAGGTGAAGGTGGTGGGACTGGTTCCCATTCAGCCCTTCTTTGGGGGAGAGGAGAGGACGGAGTCGGAGAGGAGGCTGGAAGGTTCGCCGCTGGTGTCAATGAGGCGTACGGACTGCATGTGGAAGATGTTTTTGCCGGAAGGAGCCGACAGAGACCACGAGGCGGCGAATGTGAGCGGGCCAAGAGGGAGGGAGTTGTCGGAGGTGGAGTTTCCGGCGACGATGGTATTCATTGGAGGATTCGATCCGTTGCAGGACTGGCAGAGGAGGTACTGCGAGTGGCTGAAGAGATCGGGGAAGGACGTGAGGGTGTTGGAGTATGGGAGTGCGATTCATGCGTTTTACGTGTTTCCGGAACTGCCGGAGGCGTCTCTCTTGTTTGCAGAGGTGAAGAATTTCGTTGAGAAACAGAAGAAAACGCGTAGGCAAAACCCATCCATGATCTAG
- the LOC117919221 gene encoding mitogen-activated protein kinase kinase kinase 18-like: MVEEEKRRLAIIRRSKFILQCPRLLSRLNPPLSSSSSSSVKIMTVTKRAKQGSNSNWQAACRRRHFLKGAVKSLRGGDGVAWTRKHNLGKGSFGFVSFATSRAPIIVCHDDDDDDDGGGGGGSDSVLTNFAVKSAEVSMSSSLRRETKILWDLKLSPHVVQSHGDEMTQSRFDNRTYYNILMEFCEGGSLAKWIKKLGNPGLSEYHVRLFARDMVLGLVHVHSRGYVHCDIKPSNILLARDGDGYTAKIADFGLAKRVAAHPNGEEDDDELGAVRGTYRYMAPETVSHRVQDQYADIWALGCTVLEMMTGKPMWDSQADLSHDSQIKDILQRIGNSPEWPELPSDISRDGKDFLERCLVRSLRSRWSAEMLIHHPFLSLDLTATS; this comes from the coding sequence ATGGTGGAAGAAGAGAAGAGGAGGTTGGCGATCATCAGAAGGAGTAAGTTCATCCTCCAGTGCCCTAGATTGTTATCTAGGTTGAATCCTCCCTTGTCTTCGTCTTCGTCTTCATCAGTCAAGATAATGACGGTAACAAAGCGGGCCAAACAGGGTAGTAATAGTAATTGGCAGGCCGCGTGCAGAAGGCGCCACTTCCTGAAAGGTGCGGTGAAGAGCCTGCGTGGAGGTGATGGGGTTGCTTGGACTCGGAAACACAATCTTGGTAAAGGCagttttggttttgtttcttttgcGACATCCAGAGCCCCCATCATTGTGTgtcatgatgatgatgatgatgatgatggtggtggtggtggtgggtcTGACTCTGTTTTGACTAATTTCGCGGTGAAGTCTGCTGAAGTCTCCATGTCGTCTTCCCTTAGGAGAGAGACCAAGATCTTGTGGGACCTGAAACTAAGTCCTCATGTAGTTCAATCTCATGGAGACGAGATGACCCAGTCAAGGTTTGATAACAGAACCTACTACAATATCTTGATGGAGTTTTGTGAAGGTGGTAGCTTGGCCAAATGGATTAAGAAGTTGGGTAATCCTGGATTGAGTGAATACCATGTTAGGTTATTTGCTAGAGACATGGTTTTGGGACTTGTCCATGTTCATAGCCGGGGTTATGTGCACTGCGATATCAAGCCTTCCAACATTCTGCTTGCAAGAGATGGTGATGGTTATACTGCAAAGATTGCAGATTTTGGACTGGCAAAGAGGGTGGCTGCCCATCCTaatggagaagaagatgatgatgagttGGGGGCCGTGAGAGGAACTTACCGGTACATGGCACCAGAAACTGTGAGCCATAGGGTACAGGATCAGTATGCTGATATTTGGGCACTTGGGTGCACTGTTCTTGAGATGATGACTGGGAAGCCGATGTGGGATTCGCAGGCGGACTTGAGTCATGATTCGCAAATTAAAGATATTCTCCAGCGGATTGGAAACAGCCCTGAATGGCCCGAATTGCCAAGTGACATATCAAGGGATGGGAAAGATttcttggagaggtgtttggtgaGGAGTCTTAGGAGTAGATGGTCTGCTGAGATGCTAATTCATCATCCTTTTTTATCATTGGATCTCACTGCAACAAGTTGA
- the LOC117917856 gene encoding CCR4-NOT transcription complex subunit 11: MINVEESGVLFSLLNAENQALDEIMTDFNSKFPRIRHFRLCTSLLMLLEDKSVLKSTQRLVALTILHQAYSSQQSSMNPFISFLINAACNEEAEKYERAFIRQLLASANSSNSKEVLKQTATDFIKSFDPSSQAFPQQEQLQQQYCDRVHPEPYNCLLRNATVKNVVPDPDVPSGCDINSPEFDLEPGAKPKLGSGDRDEALTGLLQNLSLEGFGPRWIRPLPPRLLIQDELVWLNPDNNHELQWDYGMCADTSRGAAVRDLIAKALTGPLAPTQQEQVFVELTNDPKLVYHCGLTPRKLPDLVENNPLIAVEVLIKLINSAEIEEYFRVLVSMDMSLHSMEVVNRLTTAVELPTEFVHMYITNCISSCQNIKDRYMQNRLVRLVCVFLQSLIRNKIINVQDLFIEVQAFCIEFSRIREAAGLFRLLKSLES; encoded by the exons ATGATCAACGTGGAAGAATCAGGTGTGCTATTCTCATTGCTGAATGCAGAAAACCAGGCGTTAGATGAAATCATGACTGATTTTAACTCTAAGTTCCCTCGAATCCGCCATTTTAGACTCTGCACCTCCCTCCTCATGCTCTTGGAG GACAAAAGTGTGCTCAAATCTACTCAGCGTTTGGTTGCATTGACTATTCTTCATCAGGCTTATTCCTCTCAGCAATCATCTATGAACCCATTCATATCTTTTCTTATAAAT GCAGCATGTAATGAAGAAGCCGAGAAATATGAAAGAGCATTTATTCGCCAGTTGTTAGCCTCTGCCAACTCTAGCAATAGTAAAGAG GTTCTAAAGCAAACTGCTACAGACTTCATCAAAAGTTTTGATCCTTCGTCACAG GCTTTCCCACAGCAAGAACAGTTGCAGCAGCAATATTGTGATAGGGTTCATCCAGAACCATATAATTGCTTACTCAGGAATGCCACTGTGAAAAATGTGGTACCAGACCCTGATGTCCCCAGTGGTTGTGACATAAATTCACCAGA GTTTGACTTGGAACCTGGAGCCAAACCAAAACTTGGATCAGGAGATAGAGATGAGGCACTAACTGGGCTGTTGCAAAATTTGTCACTGGAAGgatttggtccaaggtggatCAGGCCACTTCCACCAAGGCTTCTGATACAAGATGAG CTAGTGTGGCTTAACCCTGACAACAATCATGAGCTTCAATGGGATTATGGTATGTGTGCTGACACTAGCAGGGGGGCTGCAGTTAGGGATCTGATTGCCAAAGCTTTGACGGGGCCACTTGCACCTACACAACAAGAG CAAGTGTTTGTTGAGTTGACAAATGATCCAAAGCTTGTATATCACTGCGGACTGACGCCAAGAAAGCTGCCG GATCTGGTGGAAAACAATCCCCTTATTGCGGTTGAAGTTCTCATTAAGTTGATTAATTCAGCTGAAATTGAGGA GTACTTCAGAGTTCTTGTCAGTATGGACATGAGCCTACATTCAATGGAAGTCGTTAACAGGCTTACTACAGCGGTTGAACTTCCCACCGAATTTGTACACATGTACATAACTAATTGTATATCATCTTGTCAAAACATCAAG GATAGGTACATGCAGAACAGACTTGTGAGACTTGTATGTGTATTCTTGCAGAGCCTAATtcgaaataaaattattaacg TTCAAGATCTTTTCATTGAAGTTCAAGCCTTCTGTATCGAGTTCTCAAGGATTAGGGAAGCTGCTGGACTATTTAGGCTTCTTAAAAGTTTGGAATCTTGA